AGCCGTTGAACAATTGACATTTAGTATAGAACAAATAGAGCATTATGAATCAACGCCTCCTACAACTCCATATGAATGGTTTGTAAAAGGAGAGATGATTGCCTCGTTTAGGGATCGCCCATTTCATCCGCTTGCAAAGGCGAAAATAGGATTTACAGAGCAAGACTATAAGTTGTATATGGCGGAATTTGGCCGATCGATATCACTTCGTTGGGTTGCGATTCGTCATGATGTTCTTGTAAATGGCAATGAACAAGAGCCAATTCAATGTCTAGATTTACTTGCTGAAAAGCAAAGAAATGACATTGAGCTAGAATTTAATCAACGAGGTTTACATTGGAGCGAATACACTGTTATGCCAGTGCATCCTTGGCAGTTACAGAACATTATTTTAAAGGATTTTCAGTCGGAAATCGCCAATCAAACGATTGTTGTTTTAACAACTAAAGTAGGCAATCTATTTGCAACTTCGTCCGTACGCTCTTTAGTTTTTAATCAACAATCTAACTTGATGTTAAAACTACCAGTAAGTGTACTCTCTTTGGGGGCATCTAGATATTTGCCTGTCGTAAAGTTACTAAATGGTCTTGCAGGAGAAAGGCTATTGCGACAAGCTCTTGACTGCGATCATATATTAATGGAAAAAGTATTTCTATGTGAAGAACAAAATTGGTGGGGATATATGCCTCAAACGATGGGCCTTTTTGATGATCATCCTCGCCATCTAGCTGCGCAAATTCGTATCTATCCAAAGCTACTATTAGATGAAGACTATAAAATCATTCCGATGTCTTCCCTTGCTGTTGATTTAAAGGGACATCATTACTTAGATGAACTGTTCGGTCATTCTTTAACAAAAGAGCAAGTAATTGATTTCTATATTGAAATGGTAGCAATGTTTTATGAAATAGCTATGAGACTATTTAAAGTAGGAATTCTGCCTGAAATACACGGTCAAAATTGCTGTCTTGTGTTAAAAAATAATAAAATTTATGGATTATTGTTAAGGGATCATGACTCTGTGCGTCTTCATATGCCCTATTTAGAACGTCATAACATTCAAAATCCACAATATTATATTCGCCCAGGTCATTCGAATAGTCTATATAATGAAAGTATTGAAAAGTTAATGTTTTATATACAAACATTAGGAACAAAAGTAAATTTAGCTTCTATTATAGAAGTTCTTGCAAGCTTATATGCTATTTCAGAACAAGAATTATGGCATATAACGAAGGAAAAACTAATGAAGGCGGTTAAAATAGTTGATATTCCACAATCCGATAAGAAGAGGTTATGGACAATTTTATTTGAGCAAAAGCATTGGCCAGTAAAACTAATCATTCGCCCGTTGTTAGAAGCAGATGGTGTTCCAGGAGCAATGCCTTCTGGTAAAGGAGAAGGCTACAATCCATTTTGGAACATTTAGCTCAAATTAGTTCACTCTAATGGCTTATAGTTTCACTCATTTCCTACAATGGGGGACATTTCAACAAAAAGTAGCATAGGATAATTTTATAATCTGTGAGAGGATTGAGAAAATGTACTATGTTCCTTATTATGTAAATCTACCAATGTATAGCTATGGTAATCAGCCTATTCACTGGCCTGTTCCTCAAGAGGTAGTACTTGCAAATCGAGCTGGCTACGGTAATCACAATCAAATGACAACCGATTTTGGACAAAAACCCTTTGTTGTTAATATGGAGGAGGCAACTAAGCTCAATAATACGTACCGTACTGCTATATGGACAGGAGAGCATTTGCAAATTACATTAATGACTGTAAATGTTGGTGACGATATAGGTTTAGAGGTGCATCCGCATGTCGATCAGTTTTTATATATTGAACAAGGGCAGGGGGTTGCTCAAATGGGCGCTAGTAAAGATCATTTAAGCTTTACTAGAAATGTCTATGATGATTATGCCATCGTGGTACCTGCTGGAACATGGCACAATGTAACCAATACAGGGAATGGGCCATTAAAGCTGTTTTCAATCTATGCGCCTCCTAACCACCCATTCGGAACTGTTCATGCTACGAAAGCAGATGCAGTGGCAGCAGAAGAGGGTTATGGTCATTAGCAAATAATAAATTTTGAATGATAGGCAGAGTTGTTGAGATATTGCAACTTTGCTTTTTTCATGCCAAGAAAAACAATTGTTAGCAGGGCGATTGACGAATTAAAAAATAACGTGTTATAATTATCTCGAATTCAAGATAAATTAATTCGAGATAATAACAAACGTCTATAAATTGTTCTTTGTTCTTTGTTAGAAGTTTGAAGTAGCACATAGTTAGAAACTATAAACAAGAATAAGCAATAAATTATTTGTGAAGGAGAATCGTCATTATGAGCAAACATACAGAAGGTATACACCATATCACAGCAATTGTTGGGCATCCACAGGAGAATGTTGATTTTTATGCTGGAATTTTAGGTTTACGCTTAGTAAAAAAAACGGTCAATTTTGACGACCCAGGAACATATCATCTTTATTTTGGCAACAATGCTGGGAAACCAGGTACCATTATTACATTTTTCCCGTGGGCAAACGCTTATAAAGGACGCATCGGTGATGGGCAAGTAGGCGTTACAACATATGTTGTACCAGAGGGGGCATTACCTTTTTGGATTAATCGTCTTGCAAAATTTTCTATTCCATTCAAAAAAGCCGAACGCTTTGGAGAGCAAGTCGTTCAATTAGATGATCCACATGGACTTCATATTGAATTAGTAGCACGTGCAGAAGGCGATTTAAATAATTGGGCATTTGGCGAGGTTACACCAGAGGTTGCAATCAAAGGCTTTGGTGGCGCAACACTTTATTCAAGTCGTCCACAAGAAACCGAGAAGGTATTAACAGATGTAATGGGGCTTGAAAAAATAGCAACAGAAGGCGAA
The genomic region above belongs to Lysinibacillus sp. FSL W8-0992 and contains:
- a CDS encoding IucA/IucC family protein; the protein is MILQQSVPASERATQIIMKDLMDAFLAEQFFAVDMYSKQSLQSVSKTIAELFSDRHYKESTVYIGDFCFLVEKSIKQGEQWVDNSPIYRRVAGHWHLIVSIEELALAVLQVASSGKSYEHAAVADLLKGLTLAVEQLTFSIEQIEHYESTPPTTPYEWFVKGEMIASFRDRPFHPLAKAKIGFTEQDYKLYMAEFGRSISLRWVAIRHDVLVNGNEQEPIQCLDLLAEKQRNDIELEFNQRGLHWSEYTVMPVHPWQLQNIILKDFQSEIANQTIVVLTTKVGNLFATSSVRSLVFNQQSNLMLKLPVSVLSLGASRYLPVVKLLNGLAGERLLRQALDCDHILMEKVFLCEEQNWWGYMPQTMGLFDDHPRHLAAQIRIYPKLLLDEDYKIIPMSSLAVDLKGHHYLDELFGHSLTKEQVIDFYIEMVAMFYEIAMRLFKVGILPEIHGQNCCLVLKNNKIYGLLLRDHDSVRLHMPYLERHNIQNPQYYIRPGHSNSLYNESIEKLMFYIQTLGTKVNLASIIEVLASLYAISEQELWHITKEKLMKAVKIVDIPQSDKKRLWTILFEQKHWPVKLIIRPLLEADGVPGAMPSGKGEGYNPFWNI
- a CDS encoding ring-cleaving dioxygenase; translation: MSKHTEGIHHITAIVGHPQENVDFYAGILGLRLVKKTVNFDDPGTYHLYFGNNAGKPGTIITFFPWANAYKGRIGDGQVGVTTYVVPEGALPFWINRLAKFSIPFKKAERFGEQVVQLDDPHGLHIELVARAEGDLNNWAFGEVTPEVAIKGFGGATLYSSRPQETEKVLTDVMGLEKIATEGEYVRFQSSADIGNIIDLKTVPGIRGQMGVGTVHHIAWRAKDNADHIEWQEYVMNRGQHVTEVKDRNYFNAIYFREAGEILFEIATDPPGFAHDETFETMGSQLMLPLQYEQHREQLERTLIPIKVRSVD
- a CDS encoding cupin domain-containing protein encodes the protein MYYVPYYVNLPMYSYGNQPIHWPVPQEVVLANRAGYGNHNQMTTDFGQKPFVVNMEEATKLNNTYRTAIWTGEHLQITLMTVNVGDDIGLEVHPHVDQFLYIEQGQGVAQMGASKDHLSFTRNVYDDYAIVVPAGTWHNVTNTGNGPLKLFSIYAPPNHPFGTVHATKADAVAAEEGYGH